The DNA region ctagtTGGTTAATTGCTGCAGTTGTCATGTTGCCATTTATTTCCTCTCCTCCTGGTTAGTTGGGAGAATTCATATAATGAAGAAATTCTAATATGATTTCGAGTTATGGCGACACCTTTAGTATATCAATTCAAGTGTTTAATTCTTTTACTATTTGTGATGAATTATaccaaatactaaattttgaactaaaaattctaacatgtaaaattaataaacacTCGTATTATTCACGAGTGTTAGAAGTACTAAACACTTGAACTGAAGTACTAAACTCTTGAACTGAAAGTATTAATACGTATTACAATGACTTTGAGTCATGCTAGAAAGGCCTTCATAAAATGTTTTCCCATAGTGGCGTTTAATTCGTGTGGTACCACATAAACTACTACATCAGATGACATTGATTAGCTCCAAAAGAATTTCagcaataaaataataaaaataaaaaacaatcaCTGTTGAATTTACAGTTATGGGACTCGTCAGGATGGATTGGAGATTGGAGATATGTATATCCCCGAAAGCAAGATCAacgaggggggaaaaaaacagagagagcaTGTGATGTTTTGGTAATATCATGTTCTACAATTCTCAATGTAAACTTACGTGATTTTTTTAGTTTCAACCTCCTAATTCAACTAGGAACAATTTACgtgatttctttttcattttaattctaTGACTGTCCTCAGCCTccattatttttgttattaagTGCTAACATACAAGTGTGATAGACACTCGTTCGCACGTAGGACCACTCATTTAGCAGCCACATCATCAAAGAGGCCCAAATTCTTAAAAGATTGcttaagggggaaaaaaaaaaaaacacctgGTGGTTGGGCAGCCAAGAGCGACTGCGACCGGGTGCTCGGGGACCCAGTGATGTCGCCTAGGGCCGTCGGTTGAGGCCGGAGATGCCTCCGCGTGAGGTTACATGCATCTTGCAGGGTAGCGAAGACTCCACCATGCTTAGAAGCTTTTCCAACTCAATGGGCGGCGGCCTGGACAACGACTATCGCCAGTTTCGTTACACAATTCGATTCATAAATTTCTCTCgtaataagaaatatataatatatattgatccACTGCACTGACATGAAAATATATGGGATAGCTGGCTGCCAGATCCATGCGGGACATTAACATTGCTGTTTTGTCAGTGCAAGAACAACCCACGACCAGCAAATAGCAGTAACTTCCCAGCACATGCGACACGGGAAACCTCCAAAGAAGATGAATTGTGCAATGATTGTATTTGTGGTAGATCCCAAAAAGATTGCAGACTGGTTCAGGTCGATCAGCGATACCATTTATTAACGAGATCCATAACTTTCATGCTGGAATCGGTAAAAAAATATGACCAAACTCGTTTGTGTTTGAGGGCATCTATCCCTCTCCAAACCTGCCCCATGTTTGTCTTAGTAACGTAGCTGAATTCTTCTCTTGTCTTGCACTTTCATCTTCATCAGCACGAACATCTATCATGGTGGGCTGGTTGCCCCCTCCTGAGAGATGGGCAAAACTCAATACAAATGATTCCGCCTTAGGATCTCCAGGTCgtgcaggaggaggaggaatctTACGAAATCATCCTGGCGGCTGGATCAAGGGGGTCAGTCGATTTCTTGGCTCATGCCACAGTTTTATAGCTGAATGTTGGGCATTGAGGGATGCGTTTAATCATGGCTCAAAGCATGGACATCCAATCTCTAGTAGTAGCGTTAGATGCCAAGGTCATCTTCCAACTGATTGAGAGTAGCACTCATGACAATCAATCTCTTGTGCCATTTATCCTTGATTGCAGGTATCACATAGAGCTTTTCGCCAACTTTAGGATTCAGCACATCTATCGGGAAGCTAACATGGTGGCAGATGCGTTAGCTAAGCTTGCTATAACGGACTCTTATCGATCTGAGGACATTGTGTTTTTTAAATCCCCTCCTCCTGAGGTGGCGGATAGTTTTTTCCTGACTTGGTAGGGGTTCAATACCCCGTGATATCTGTAATAGCTCCAGCTCTTCTACTGGTTTGGACAGTGATTACtgatttataatatattttctttattagtcaaaaaaaaatacgacCAAAAAAATTCTTATGATATACGAGGCTACAAAATACACGCTTCACGAGTCCCGACAAAAAACACGAGCCTTGACAAGTTTTCTGgtgaaaattataagaagatTGAGTGAGTTCATCACTTTTCTTTACATTTCCGAATCAGTTAGAACGATTCGAGGGCCAAATGAACGATCTTACCTCGAGCAGATGAACTCATAACGAGCCTGgagttgaaattttatttggtGAACGTAACAAATTGTTCACTCCTCATCTTTCGTGCACCTTCAATATTATGGTCATACAAAAATCAGAGAGGTCTGCTTCAATGAGAGACGAGAAAATTTGGCAAGTGGCCATATAATAATTGTGACTTGGGGAATTTGGACGTGCGAGGAGATCGTTTCGTACCGCACTTTCCAATTGTCTATCTACTCATATCTGATCTcggattttcaatttttcacgataccaaaatttcattaaaagaTTGATAGtatagaaaatgtcaatcgCAATGACAAAGATCTAACTCAATCCTCTTAATTTTAAATCTAGAATAAACATCATTTCGCGATACGCACTTTAATCATGAACAAATAAATGGATGATGATTAATAGCATTTCCCCTTGTCTAACTAATTTTCATccccaaagaaaaataatgaaaatggaAGAGGCAAGACCGGAGACACCATCATCATCAGGCATGCAAACTTtatttctaatatttattCTGATGagggtaatttttttttaaaaatataagaagACAAGTTTGGATTTCGTCTAATTATGACTCGAACTTAAATCTTAATAATCTCGTCATTATAATTTCACTGCCATTTTATCACTATTACTAATACGTACTTATCCAAGTATTACACTGTATTATATTACAAAAAGAATGTAGAAGGTATTTTTTGTTGCAagtcaaaaaaagaaaaaggaaaaaaagagacagatgtaaatatgattaattaatcagCTGTGATGGAATATACAATTCCTAACAATTATCTTCTGTCGAAAATAATTGTGGTAATAAGAAAATACAACGAAAAATTTACTGAGTACAAAATTTCATCTCCTCAACTCGGTGCTGGAAACCAGGTAAAAGATCCGTCCATGCCATCCACTCAACCTTTACTGCATGATTtcagtgattttttttttaaattgagaATTTATCTACAAAATTTCATATCGTTTCAACTACCTGAAGATCTGTTCTCGTCCGGGATTCGACGTTCTGCAAAATTAATACAAATTTCTCGTAATGCCAGAgctattaatttttcttacaACTTGAATATTTTAAGAGGGAGCACTGGAATTTACACTTTACCTTTATCTTGACTGGCTTTCCAAGCTTCGACTTGTCTTCCATTCGTGCAATCTCGAGAGCCTTCTCACAGACAGGGAATCCCCGATCATCCCATGACTCCAAAATGACACCAGAGCCAACGCAAGTTCTCCCGTCATAGAAAGCTCCGAATTGACCAGCTGCAAGACCCTGGTCATCCTCGGACAATTGAACGACTCCAACATCTTCCCCTCCATCTTTTCCTGATTCGATTGTCAAGTTGCAATCGTAGAAGCTGGGGCCGTGTCTTACCTGTTCCAAAGCGAATTTGCACGCGTAACTACTAGATAAAAGCATTGTCTTAAAAATCTCACAGTACCAGCCATTCAGACATGTTCAACCCCGAGTCAGACCCTCCTTTTAGTACGGCCTTGGGGAAAAAGGATACCTGGGTGAACCCCTGGAAATGGCTGGCTCAAATCAATTTTCTTAGTTAATCAGCATCTTGTtttaaaaagatttagaacccGGTTGGACCTATTGAACCTCAGGTTGAAAGATACATACAGGTTCAATGGCTGGTGCAGTTATGAGAACTATGTGAAAGACTGCTCACGGGATAGTGCGTCCATTGTACATGCAAACAAGAACTTCCATAATAAACCTTACCTTGCATTGGAGCTGACTGGAGTGCGGAGGGACTCCACTAAGCCATTTCATGGAGCCGACCCGAAAGAGCCGTCTTTTTTTATCTAAGGAGTAGTAATTTCTCGATACAAACACGACATTGTTTCTAACGTCCTTCTCAACAACATACCTGCATCAAAGATCAGTGCTTGAGATCCTGCAATAAACATGGAACACAATGGAACGTGACTAAAAATTTTGTATCTGTTCCTGCTCTTTTCCTTCCTTCGTATTATGTCAGTTAGCATATAGATCATACCATGGGCCTCCAGGTAGATTTAAACCTTGACGCTGACCGATCGTGTAAAACCAAAAGCCTCGATGATTTCCCAAATAGTCTCCACTCTCCGCTTCTAAAATGACACCTTCCTTCTCCCCAATGTGTCTCGCCACGAAGTCACTAAACTTAATCTGgtgtaaaaaaatatatgcagcaTTAACCTACCTCCCTACCAAACAAAACCAGCTCAAACATTTTTAAGAATTTATATCGTAAGCAACTTCTTGATTATCTTAACTGTAACTGATGAAACATCTGCCTGAGAAAATCAGTTTGATAAACATGGTCAGTAGATGTGCATCTTCTAGAGATGTATATAATGCTAGGGTTTTGATTTGCAGTTCATAGCAAGTATAACAGCGGAAGCTACTTCAACAACACCTTTCCAAGGAAGCATATTCCCTGTGAATCCTTCCTTTCCTTGTTTGGCAAGTTGAATTTTACAGCAAGCTTGCGAACTTCATCCTGCAGGTGAGAAGATTTTGGAGATTTGTTCGAAGGAATCATaaagatgaaaatagaaatggACGATGACTGGCACCATAACTTGATACCTTTGGCATACAACCAAGTGGGAAAACAAGTCGTTTGAGCTGAGTCTGTGAAAGATGAGAGAGGAAGTAGGTCTGATCCTTGATCTGAAAGATCACGACGACTGACATCAGAATAGTGCAATATCATGTGTTACAATTTTATTACATTACACCATATACATGCATGCCACAGGATTGCTGCATGGAAAGTTAGAAACTAGATAACTCCGCGTGTTTGAATTTGATTATACATCAAAACAGAGATCCAAGCACTAACAAACTCGTAATATGTCTAGACCCTACACATTTACACTGCCATGCAGTTCAGCCATGCCCCTTGGGAATTAAATGAGAAATGGTAGCTTTCTAAGTTAAGATTTAACGGTGATGCATGTCCTCTCTAAAGAACTATAGATAACGATTAGAAATGTACCACGTCCTTCGATAGCTCCAATACAGAAGGGCAATCCGCTTCATCTGCCGATGGGTGAATAACATTGGCATAATGTCCCGAAGCAACGTAATCATACTCCCTACTGCTAATTGCATCCATGAATGCACCTGAAATTTAGAATAAGTTGTAAATGAAACATCAAACATAAACAATTCTTGATCTGTCGATCGAAGACATATTACATACCGAACTTTATTCTTGTATTGCACAATACATCAGGATTAGGAGTACGACCACATCTATACTCATCAATGATGTAGGATACCTGAACCATGGACAAATAAATCGGATGACTTCCTCTTGTTAGCCAAAAAAAGGGCAGCAGAAGCAGAGCTAAGAAAACAATATAACAAACTATTTGTTCTAATTAACAGGGTAAATTTTAAAACAGAGTCCAAATGAGTACTAGTTTAGAGGATAATATTTACCACATTCTTCCAATAGTCATCCGTCAAATGAACGACCTCCAAAGGCACGTCTACCTGTAGGAAGTATGCCAGACAAGGAGCCCGTTAGAAACTCCCTCCATTGATGTTCTTTATCGACATTATAATTACCGAACTACATAGTTCGAACAGATATACGACAACACCCTGACTTTGGATCAAAATCCGTAGATACGAATCATCGCTAATTGGATTGTCACTCATATTAATAATGGCTGACCTGCTCGCAGACAGCTTTGGCATACTTCAGATCCTCCTCCCATGGGCATTCAGACCAGAAGTTCTCAAAATCTTCCTGCAGAAATCTCAGCATTAACACTCGCTGCTTATTAAACTAGGAAGAGCCAGATAGAAGATGAAACAATATTGGAGCTTTTATTCGAGGAAAGGCACTACTTTGTCCAAAAAGGGAACGTACTTGGAACCATATCTTGAGGTAGAAGGCAGTGCAGGAGTGGCCGGCGGCGTGGAGGAGGCGGAGGGCGACGCTGCTGTCAACTCCGCCGCTGACAAGTACGGCGATTTTGAGACGCCGGGCACCAGGCATGGAGCAGGACAGGTAGGGCTCGAGCTCGCCATGAGAGAACCGGTCTGAAGGAATCGAAAATTCAGGAGCGGTGGAGAGGGGCCGGAGGAGGATTCTGGAGGCTGGAGAGGGCAGTGAAGGTTTGGGGGAGAAACTGGAGAGGAGAAGTGAAGGCCTGAGGGATTTAGGGGAAAGACGGTGGGGGAGATGGAAAGAGGATATCAGCTTCAGCATTGGCGACGATCTAGGGTTTTGCAGAGTGATCCGAGCTCAGCCGAGCTGAGTTGAGCGGGAAAGAGCAGAGCTTGGAGCTGCGAAAGGGATAAGGAAGACGATCCAAGGTTGAAGACGGGGGGTAATGTGGTAAAATTAGCTTTAGTAGAATGTTGATATAAAATCATGCACCCAAGAAAGCCAACCTGTCGATATGTCCGAGTGGTTAAGGAGACAGACTCGAAATCTGTTGGGCTTTGCCTGCGCAGGTTCGAATCCTGCTGTCGACGTTATTCTGTTTTcccttttactttttatttttttttatttttcttttatattttcaccaaaaaaaaatgaacaaatattttttttaagcatGGGCCGCACCGGTTgagattattttttatatcctTTTGAGggaataaaatgataaaataaaggGGTAAAATTAACGAGTATGATAATGGGTACTTTACCAATGCAAGAATCCTGATGGTTCCTGACGATCAACTTAATAggaaagagaaaacaaaaccaaaaccaaaccaaaccgaTCGATCCGAGAAGCAccaaaattattgtttcatgGACCTGTCTCAACATTTTTTAGGCTCGTATTCTCGTCTCCCTTAAACACTCAAGCTTAATTTGGGAGTTGTGTtgataaccaaaaaaaaaactgaaatatAATTGGAAGTAACAATTGTAAttgctgaaattaaaattattatttcaaataaaaaattaaattgaagtaGTTTTTATAAGTACCTACTATACGAGAGTAAATAACGTTTTCGACCACTGAAATTAACCAAACGAAACagaactttttattttttttaatttattattttgtttttatttttaatgagagTAACAGAGAGAGGGGAGCTCCGTGGCGCCTCCGACGACTTCTACTGGGGGGTAGGTGGCCAGCGAGAGCTCCCCCATTCTCTGTTCCATGAAATTTTCGTGGAGAATTAACGATGGCTTACGGAGAGACTTAATTGATGTATGTGATTGACCAAATTGACATACACATGACCAAAATGATGCATATAAAAACTCACTCGATTTATACAAGGATTCAACtgatggaaaaaagaaaaagaaaagacggGATTGGCGCTCGATTGATGAAATTGTTATTTACTTACGTAGGATTGGACCTGACAGTTGACACTGCTTTGCCCCTGGCctttcctctccctcccctcTCTGTATGTATCATTCATTCTCGTCGACGTCTGCAGCTGCAGCTGCAGCTCCTCCTGCTTCAGCCGCCGCCCCATCACTCCCTAGGTGAAGTGAAAACAGTTCCTCACTTTTCGGTTTTTGTAAGCCTGTCCTGCCCTACTGCTGAGAGCGAGTGATTTCATGGCTTTGCAATTTAGTTGTTCCCCTGATTGTGGGAGATGTATAGGATACTGTCCTCGGAAGTAAATTGCAATCGTGATGGCTATTTTATTGAAATGTGCGATTTTGGCTCTGTTTATCGTGCTGCTGAATCGATTAAAGATGGTGCAGTACAATTTTAAGAAGATCACCGTGGTCCCCATTGGGAAAGACTCCGTCGATATTATCCTCTCTCGCCCCCAGAGGCAGACTACTGCCGTCGTTCATAAGGGATATGCTTGTCGGTTCTACTTCTACATGCATAAGGTCAAGTTCACTCAGCGGAATTTTCGACAAGAAGCTGGCTACCTTCGTCATTGAGTTCCCTAGCCTGGACGACATCCGTCCTTTCTACGGTGACCTCCTTCATGTGCTGTATAAAAAGGATCACTACGAACTTGCTCTTGGAAAAGTTAATACCGCAAGGAACCTTATTACCGAGATTGCCAAAGACTATATGAAACTGCTGAATTATGGTGATTCTGTGTATAGGTGCAAGTCCCTGAAAGTCGCAGCTCTTGGAGGGTATATCGGAGGAAGATATGAGGTTGGTTGCGGAAATGAAGGCTGAAGCCATGAAAACTGTCTTGGGTAAGGATGGAGCGCTCACAAATGATGAGGGGGTCCTCCTCACCATGAGCCCCTTGACAGAGGTGAAGAATGCAGCCTGGGAAAAAGGTTGTTGAATCGAAGGGTTGAAATAAAGATGAAATCCAAGAAGATCAACGACTGTCCGAATCGGTTTCACATTGAGATACCAAAGTCACGTGAAGAGAAGGAGAGGCAGCCTTGAATTCCTCAAGCTGTCTTGGAAGCTAGATCCGAGGAAGCAGCAGAGAAGGAATAGAGGGAGACCGAGAAGGACTTAGAGAACGAGAATCGTGGTGCCGATGTATAGTCTGCTGGTCTGAAGAAGCGGTGTACCCTGGCGAATGATGAGCGGAAGGAGGATATTATGCCTGAGATTCTCGATGGGCATATCATAGCTGACTTCATTGATCCTGACATTCTCCGTTGAGGCTGGAAGAGCTGAAAAGGTAAGAAGAAGGGCTGAGGCAGGCggaggaggaagatgatgatttTGAGATGGATGGGAAGGAATTGACAACAAAGGAGCGAGAAGCACTGGCTGAGATTTGAAAGAAGAAGAGCACTCATGCAGAAGCACGGGATCAAGAAGAGTGTAGCTGAAAGCAGGCTCGTTGTACCAAAGAAGTTCGACAAGAACAAGGAGTTCACAACAGAGAAAATGGGAAGACAGCTCTCTGCTTTGGGACTCGATCGCAGCCGGCAGTAGGCCTCTCTCTGGGAACGGGCATAAGAGGGAGAGGTCCCCTGCCAATGATGGTGGTGATGCTGTAGATGTAGATATGAAAACACCCAGCAAGAAGCTGCGCGAGGTCCAGGTCTTTGGCTCGGTTAGGTCAAGGTTGAGCCCACCAAGTGAAGTCGCCCCAGGAGAGGGCTTCAAGGGCTCCTGCTCAGGAGATCAAGGCAATCAAACTTGGCAACATATTCATCAAGAATAGGAACAAGGATGCACGCTGGGGAGAGGCTGACA from Punica granatum isolate Tunisia-2019 chromosome 3, ASM765513v2, whole genome shotgun sequence includes:
- the LOC116201992 gene encoding uncharacterized protein LOC116201992, encoding MLKLISSFHLPHRLSPKSLRPSLLLSSFSPKPSLPSPASRILLRPLSTAPEFSIPSDRFSHGELEPYLSCSMPGARRLKIAVLVSGGVDSSVALRLLHAAGHSCTAFYLKIWFQEDFENFWSECPWEEDLKYAKAVCEQVDVPLEVVHLTDDYWKNVVSYIIDEYRCGRTPNPDVLCNTRIKFGAFMDAISSREYDYVASGHYANVIHPSADEADCPSVLELSKDVIKDQTYFLSHLSQTQLKRLVFPLGCMPKDEVRKLAVKFNLPNKERKDSQGICFLGKIKFSDFVARHIGEKEGVILEAESGDYLGNHRGFWFYTIGQRQGLNLPGGPWYVVEKDVRNNVVFVSRNYYSLDKKRRLFRVGSMKWLSGVPPHSSQLQCKVRHGPSFYDCNLTIESGKDGGEDVGVVQLSEDDQGLAAGQFGAFYDGRTCVGSGVILESWDDRGFPVCEKALEIARMEDKSKLGKPVKIKNVESRTRTDLQVVETI